A genome region from Planifilum fimeticola includes the following:
- a CDS encoding DinB family protein: MENPSLRLYDYHVWANQRWFDHLKELPGELWHREMTSVFPSISQVFAHIYIVDHMWFAGMSGKSFEESRVLGNRLTDEMKGISLEEMEERFARLSEQYRSFLREQQDGPIPLKHPHYGETSANLSDLVRHVVNHGTYHRGNLTAMLRQAGYKGVPTDYIFYLYTPR; encoded by the coding sequence ATGGAGAATCCATCCCTCCGCCTCTACGATTACCACGTGTGGGCGAATCAACGATGGTTCGATCACCTGAAGGAATTGCCCGGGGAACTGTGGCACCGGGAGATGACCAGCGTGTTCCCGTCCATCTCTCAGGTGTTCGCCCACATATACATTGTCGACCACATGTGGTTTGCCGGGATGTCGGGAAAAAGCTTCGAGGAGTCCAGGGTGTTGGGAAACCGGTTGACTGATGAGATGAAGGGGATCAGCCTGGAAGAAATGGAGGAGCGGTTTGCCCGATTGTCCGAGCAGTACCGATCGTTCCTCCGGGAGCAGCAAGACGGGCCCATTCCGCTCAAACATCCTCATTACGGTGAAACGAGCGCTAATCTTTCGGATCTGGTGCGCCACGTGGTCAACCACGGAACCTATCACCGGGGAAACCTGACGGCGATGTTGCGACAAGCGGGATATAAGGGGGTTCCGACCGATTACATTTTCTACTTGTATACCCCCCGCTGA
- a CDS encoding BglG family transcription antiterminator, with product MDARLTERQRRLAGELLTETDPVTVSELASRLKVSPRTIRYDLDALLPWFGEQGLQLSKKPRRGVQVIGSGERIQSALRQLASLGGNPYRHPLRHEERVRFILSHLLKHPDKTRIQDLADRLGVSRGTLLSDLKAVEAKLADYQIRLLRIPGHGLKLDADEFRWRQAAASFVLDGMDPEQLDHLLRAVGGRVRAVPDPSFASLLPEGLTAAIESVLTDFDWGPTLSLSDRAYRGLTVHIALAVLRLKEGQGVSLPPDRLAELKQKREFRVAKRLFCALEERLGVSVPESEIGYLALHLLGAKRGPAPVQDSFREEADPPLQEIAGRMIRIVSETLRIPLYLDKELAEGLIAHLKPVLARLKYGLPLDNPILDDIRARYPQIYAASQKAAFWLGKVVGCPIPPGETGYLAMHFGAAVTRVKGETFSSRRILLVCASGLGTAKLLESTLRSELPGVEWIGTTSVKRVAEKIKDGGVDLVISTVNLDPLPEDIPVVRISPLPGRREIMQLKERLYLAAPLVSDAHLVGELMEIIQRYADIRNAGRLSFAVRKWLEERVLFQKQRTGRAVNAPMLDQLLKPENIRLQVECRSWREAVEAGAEPLLRQGAVEARYVDQIRENLIEHGPYMVIAPGIALLHARPEDGVREVCMSLITLSPSVSFGHPQNDPVDIAITFGTTDNESHVYALSQLMELLSHPPSLQRLRRAVQPEEVIEIIGPFVQKGGEKE from the coding sequence ATGGATGCGAGGTTGACGGAAAGACAGCGAAGGCTGGCGGGGGAGCTGCTTACGGAGACCGATCCGGTTACGGTGTCCGAATTGGCTTCCCGGTTGAAGGTGAGCCCGCGGACCATCCGGTATGATTTGGACGCCCTCCTGCCCTGGTTCGGGGAACAGGGGCTGCAATTGTCCAAAAAGCCCCGCCGCGGCGTCCAGGTGATCGGGTCCGGGGAGCGGATTCAGTCCGCTCTGCGGCAGCTGGCTTCCCTGGGAGGCAATCCGTACCGGCATCCCCTCCGGCACGAGGAACGCGTCCGGTTCATTCTCTCGCACCTTCTGAAGCATCCGGACAAAACCCGCATCCAGGATCTTGCGGACCGGTTGGGGGTATCCCGCGGAACGCTGCTCTCCGATTTGAAGGCCGTCGAAGCCAAGCTGGCCGACTATCAGATCCGCCTTCTGCGCATTCCCGGCCACGGTCTCAAGCTGGACGCCGATGAATTCCGCTGGCGTCAAGCCGCGGCCTCCTTCGTCCTCGACGGGATGGATCCGGAACAGCTGGATCATCTGCTCCGGGCCGTGGGAGGTCGGGTCCGTGCGGTGCCCGACCCCTCCTTCGCATCGCTGTTGCCGGAAGGGCTGACGGCCGCAATCGAATCCGTTCTGACCGATTTCGACTGGGGGCCCACCCTTTCCCTTTCGGACCGGGCGTACCGGGGGCTGACCGTCCACATCGCTCTGGCCGTCCTGCGCCTGAAGGAAGGGCAAGGCGTCTCGCTTCCCCCGGACCGGCTGGCCGAGCTGAAACAAAAAAGGGAATTCCGGGTGGCAAAGCGCCTGTTTTGCGCGCTGGAAGAGCGGCTCGGCGTGTCCGTCCCGGAAAGCGAAATCGGATATCTCGCCCTGCATCTGTTGGGGGCGAAGCGGGGACCCGCTCCGGTGCAGGACAGCTTCCGGGAGGAGGCGGACCCGCCGCTTCAGGAGATCGCCGGCAGGATGATTCGCATTGTGTCCGAAACCCTTCGCATTCCCCTGTATCTGGACAAGGAGCTGGCGGAGGGGCTGATCGCCCATCTTAAGCCGGTGTTGGCCCGGCTGAAATACGGCCTGCCCCTGGACAATCCGATCCTGGACGACATCCGCGCCCGTTATCCCCAGATCTACGCAGCTTCCCAAAAGGCGGCCTTTTGGCTGGGAAAGGTTGTCGGGTGCCCGATTCCTCCGGGCGAGACGGGTTACCTGGCGATGCATTTCGGGGCGGCGGTGACCCGGGTGAAAGGGGAGACGTTTTCCTCCAGGCGGATTCTCCTGGTCTGCGCCTCCGGGCTGGGAACGGCCAAGTTGCTCGAATCCACTCTCCGAAGCGAATTGCCGGGAGTGGAGTGGATCGGCACCACCAGCGTCAAGCGCGTGGCGGAAAAGATCAAGGACGGGGGCGTCGATCTGGTGATCAGCACGGTCAACCTGGATCCTCTCCCCGAGGACATCCCGGTGGTCCGCATTTCCCCGCTTCCCGGGAGGCGGGAAATCATGCAGCTGAAGGAGCGGCTCTACTTGGCCGCCCCCCTGGTTTCCGACGCCCATCTCGTCGGGGAGCTGATGGAGATCATCCAGCGGTACGCCGACATCCGCAATGCGGGCCGTTTGTCCTTTGCCGTTCGCAAGTGGCTGGAAGAACGCGTTTTGTTCCAAAAACAACGGACTGGAAGGGCAGTGAATGCACCCATGTTGGATCAACTACTGAAGCCGGAAAATATTCGCTTGCAGGTCGAATGCCGCAGCTGGCGGGAGGCGGTGGAGGCGGGGGCGGAGCCGCTTCTCCGCCAGGGGGCGGTTGAAGCGCGTTATGTCGATCAAATTCGGGAAAACCTGATAGAGCACGGCCCCTACATGGTGATCGCTCCGGGGATCGCCCTGCTGCACGCCCGTCCCGAAGACGGGGTCCGCGAGGTATGCATGAGTTTGATCACCCTGAGTCCCAGCGTTTCCTTCGGCCATCCGCAAAACGATCCCGTCGACATCGCCATCACCTTCGGAACCACGGACAACGAATCCCATGTTTACGCTCTGTCCCAGCTCATGGAGCTGTTGTCCCACCCGCCCAGTTTGCAACGTCTGCGCAGGGCGGTTCAGCCGGAGGAAGTGATCGAGATCATCGGGCCATTTGTTCAAAAAGGGGGAGAAAAGGAATGA
- a CDS encoding glycoside hydrolase family 3 N-terminal domain-containing protein, producing MNRRKLSLLMLVTALSVALAGSHFAIATAEKPPSKPPYLDPSLPVEKRVKDLLKRMTLEEKVGQMTQINVTRLMGEDEWDRGPLNEEWMKKVFVDNHVGSILSGGGAAPVPNTPEEWAKMTNTLQRYALQHSRLKIPIIYGVDAVHGHNNVLGATIYPHNIGLANSWNPSLVREINERTAKEVRATGIHWNFAPDADIGRDLRWGRYYETFGEDPLLASEMVGAAVAGLEGDKLSSSDRVAASVKHYVGYSQPLNGEDRAPADLSLRTLREIFLPPFERAVQNGAETIMVNSGSVNGIPVHASEYLLKDVLRKELGFQGVVVSDWEDIIKLHTVHKIAPTYKEAIRISINAGVDMSMVPLDAEGFTKNLIELVKEKKVSEKRIDEAVSRILTLKFRLGLFENPYVDEKKAKEIIVDQADRELARRAATQSITLLKNEKNLLPLKKDLSTILVTGPSADNPANQMGGWTIGWQGVENPEEMPPAVTLLEGIKGKVSKNTRVLYEPGVPPEDQKDDPGAVDKAIKKAVNAAKKADVIIVAVGETPYAEGEGNTSTAALSQAQTKLIRALNDTGKDVVVVLVAGRPLMMTETIESVPAFLMAYLPGTEGGSALADILFGDANPSGKLASTWPKRIGQVPTFYNRQPGASYDPLFPFGYGLSYTSFRYENFQVPKSAKPKGALRVEVTVTNTGKRAGDEIVQVYADRQYQSVLSPVERLVAFQRISLKPGESKRVILDIPVSRLSVIPGDILGTEKRVVEPGTYQLRVGDLTKTFTISQ from the coding sequence GTGAACAGGCGCAAACTTTCGCTGCTGATGTTGGTCACCGCCCTTTCCGTCGCCCTGGCGGGTTCCCATTTCGCCATCGCCACCGCGGAAAAACCTCCATCCAAGCCGCCGTACCTGGATCCGTCGCTGCCGGTGGAAAAACGGGTTAAGGACCTGCTGAAGCGCATGACCCTGGAGGAAAAAGTCGGGCAAATGACCCAGATCAACGTGACGCGGTTGATGGGCGAGGACGAATGGGACCGGGGCCCGCTCAATGAGGAATGGATGAAAAAAGTGTTCGTCGACAATCACGTCGGTTCCATTCTGAGCGGGGGCGGCGCCGCTCCGGTGCCCAACACCCCCGAAGAGTGGGCAAAGATGACCAACACCCTTCAGCGGTACGCCCTCCAGCATTCCCGGCTCAAGATCCCCATCATCTACGGAGTGGATGCCGTCCACGGCCACAACAACGTCCTCGGAGCCACGATCTACCCCCACAACATCGGACTGGCCAACAGTTGGAACCCCTCCCTCGTCCGGGAAATTAACGAGCGAACGGCGAAGGAAGTGCGCGCCACCGGCATTCACTGGAACTTCGCTCCGGATGCCGACATCGGCCGGGATTTGCGGTGGGGCCGCTACTATGAAACCTTCGGAGAAGATCCCCTTCTCGCCTCCGAAATGGTCGGCGCCGCCGTCGCCGGGCTGGAAGGGGACAAGCTCTCCTCGTCGGATCGGGTGGCCGCTTCCGTCAAACATTATGTGGGATACTCCCAGCCTTTGAACGGAGAGGACCGTGCTCCGGCGGACCTTTCCCTCCGCACCCTGCGGGAAATCTTCCTTCCCCCCTTTGAGCGGGCTGTCCAAAACGGTGCGGAAACCATCATGGTCAACAGCGGATCGGTCAACGGCATCCCCGTCCACGCTTCCGAGTACCTGCTGAAGGATGTCCTGCGGAAGGAGCTGGGCTTCCAGGGGGTTGTGGTATCCGATTGGGAAGACATCATCAAGCTGCACACCGTGCACAAAATCGCTCCCACTTACAAAGAGGCGATCCGAATCAGCATCAACGCCGGCGTCGACATGTCGATGGTCCCCTTGGACGCTGAAGGCTTCACCAAGAACCTGATCGAGCTGGTTAAGGAGAAAAAGGTTTCCGAGAAGCGGATCGACGAGGCGGTGAGCCGGATCCTCACCCTGAAATTCCGATTGGGATTGTTTGAGAACCCTTACGTGGATGAGAAAAAGGCGAAAGAAATCATCGTGGACCAGGCGGACAGGGAACTGGCCCGACGCGCCGCGACCCAGTCCATCACGCTCTTGAAGAACGAGAAGAATCTGCTCCCCCTGAAAAAGGATCTCTCCACCATACTGGTTACGGGCCCCAGCGCCGACAACCCGGCCAATCAGATGGGGGGATGGACCATCGGTTGGCAGGGAGTTGAAAATCCGGAGGAAATGCCGCCGGCGGTCACCCTTCTGGAAGGTATCAAAGGGAAAGTTTCGAAAAACACCCGGGTTCTCTACGAACCGGGAGTTCCGCCGGAAGATCAAAAGGATGATCCCGGTGCCGTAGATAAGGCAATTAAAAAAGCGGTAAATGCCGCCAAAAAGGCGGATGTCATCATTGTGGCAGTCGGGGAAACACCGTATGCGGAAGGGGAAGGAAACACCTCCACGGCCGCCCTGTCCCAGGCTCAGACCAAACTGATTCGGGCGCTCAACGACACCGGGAAAGATGTGGTAGTGGTCCTCGTGGCGGGCAGGCCGCTGATGATGACTGAGACCATCGAATCGGTTCCCGCCTTCCTGATGGCCTATCTCCCCGGCACCGAGGGGGGAAGCGCATTGGCGGACATTCTCTTCGGCGACGCGAATCCCAGCGGCAAACTGGCCTCCACGTGGCCGAAGCGGATCGGTCAGGTGCCCACCTTCTACAACCGGCAGCCCGGCGCTTCCTACGATCCCCTGTTCCCCTTCGGTTACGGGCTGAGCTACACCAGCTTCCGCTATGAAAACTTCCAGGTGCCGAAGTCGGCCAAACCGAAGGGCGCGCTTCGCGTCGAAGTCACCGTGACCAACACGGGAAAACGGGCGGGGGACGAAATCGTCCAGGTGTACGCAGACCGCCAATACCAGTCGGTATTGAGCCCCGTGGAGCGGTTGGTCGCCTTTCAACGGATCTCCCTGAAACCCGGAGAGAGCAAGCGGGTGATCCTCGACATTCCCGTTTCCCGGCTGTCCGTCATCCCCGGCGACATCCTGGGGACGGAGAAGCGGGTCGTGGAACCCGGGACGTACCAGCTCAGGGTCGGAGACCTGACGAAAACCTTCACCATCTCGCAATGA
- a CDS encoding PTS sugar transporter subunit IIB — protein MKKVLVVCSNGLGSSLMLKSNIQKVCEEKGIDVTVEHCDLGSAPSMVPDFDLIVTSEGLAGELRGLGVPVETIVNFISRGEVEEKVLKHLQ, from the coding sequence ATGAAAAAGGTATTGGTGGTTTGCAGCAACGGTTTGGGGAGCAGCCTGATGCTCAAATCCAACATTCAAAAGGTGTGTGAAGAAAAGGGGATCGACGTGACGGTGGAGCATTGCGATCTGGGATCGGCACCGTCCATGGTCCCGGATTTTGACTTGATCGTCACCTCCGAGGGGCTGGCGGGGGAACTGCGGGGGCTCGGCGTCCCCGTCGAAACCATCGTCAACTTCATCAGCCGGGGGGAAGTGGAGGAAAAGGTTCTAAAGCATCTGCAATGA
- the dacB gene encoding D-alanyl-D-alanine carboxypeptidase/D-alanyl-D-alanine endopeptidase yields MKRIPRALLVLTLALLMAFWTAVPAWAAEAKTEDLLDRTLRHYVEELKEDPSARGMVVGYEAVSLDRGESLASLRAEKTFVPGRVLQLLTGAAVLDGLPEGMRIPTEVYVDGQLSGGILKGDIILKGYGDPSLSADRLEDLAEALRKKGIRQVRGDLIVDDSFFDEVRLGTGWMWDDEPFPSSAQIGALSVEGNTVSVKVTPGRPGKPPHIQVSPVPDYVRVINRAKTVPGGGQALTIDRTRAKNELVITGTIGKDHPGMKVRRTVEDPARFAGTVFRELLRREGVKMHPGSRIVAGEKGPEAKRVGRVVSPELDRLLEHMVREGDSFYAEMLLKQLGANAAGEGSFEAGLEAVEDFARRIGMDTGFAQVDGSGLSRMNVIAPAHLVQLLAAMEKHPERERFDELLSASGTCKPLAGRIKEKTLRVICGEADGSAGMAGIVTGRGGDRIAFAVLANGVSDVSAARALLGRIGAALAAYPELPDPGDLPEEKVYPLSGLLDPLLEEESYRGAIAGVLVRSMDRGETLYARDSEALLTPASNTKLFTTAAALDGLGADYRFKTEVYRSGSLAGGVLAGDVIIKGFGDPTLATEDSLRVQEGPTVEAIARDLKKRGIRRILGDIVVDAGAFSGEVYGTGWAWDDESGYYQPQITALSINRGTVRFDYLPGEKPGDPIRLQLTPQTDYVEVINEAVTGPENSKNTLRLERDRGTNRIRITGSLPLNFSGDYTRVPVENPHLYAGQVLKERLEEEGIAFAPGSRVREGQKPAGAKRLATYKSPPLSEVVHYMNKASDNYYAEMILRTLGLEKTGKGTAESGIEGVMKYAKRSGMDRHFNLKDGSGLTRYNRVSVEQIVKLLSSVAEQPIEEPFVESLPVAGVDGTLSSRMRDTAAAGNLRGKTGSLTRVSALSGYLRTRDGERIVYAILLNGHSEGSLKSLEDRIGTALAEYSRSEQEGEP; encoded by the coding sequence ATGAAGCGTATCCCTCGCGCGCTCCTGGTCCTGACGCTTGCGCTGTTGATGGCTTTTTGGACGGCTGTGCCCGCATGGGCGGCGGAGGCGAAGACGGAAGATCTCCTTGACCGAACCCTTCGCCACTATGTGGAGGAGCTGAAGGAGGATCCCTCCGCCCGAGGGATGGTGGTCGGCTATGAGGCGGTTTCGCTGGATCGCGGGGAATCCCTTGCGTCCCTGCGCGCCGAAAAAACCTTTGTTCCCGGGCGCGTCCTGCAGCTGTTGACGGGGGCGGCGGTCCTCGACGGCTTGCCGGAGGGGATGCGCATCCCTACGGAGGTGTATGTGGACGGACAGCTGTCGGGCGGCATCCTGAAGGGGGACATCATCCTGAAGGGCTACGGCGATCCGTCCCTCAGCGCGGATCGGCTGGAGGATCTGGCCGAAGCGCTGCGGAAAAAGGGGATCCGCCAAGTGCGGGGAGATCTGATCGTGGACGATTCGTTTTTTGATGAGGTGCGGCTCGGGACGGGATGGATGTGGGATGACGAGCCTTTTCCCTCAAGCGCCCAGATCGGCGCCTTGTCCGTCGAAGGAAACACCGTCTCGGTGAAGGTGACGCCCGGGCGGCCGGGAAAGCCCCCCCACATCCAGGTCTCTCCGGTTCCGGACTACGTTCGCGTGATCAACCGGGCGAAGACGGTGCCCGGCGGCGGACAAGCCTTGACCATCGACCGGACGCGGGCGAAAAATGAATTGGTCATCACGGGAACGATCGGCAAGGATCACCCGGGGATGAAGGTGCGGCGGACGGTGGAGGATCCGGCCCGCTTTGCGGGGACCGTGTTCCGGGAGCTGCTGCGCCGGGAGGGGGTGAAGATGCACCCGGGCTCGCGGATCGTCGCCGGAGAGAAGGGGCCGGAGGCGAAGCGGGTCGGCAGGGTGGTTTCGCCGGAGCTGGACCGGCTTTTGGAACACATGGTGCGGGAGGGAGATTCCTTCTACGCGGAGATGTTGCTGAAACAGCTGGGGGCGAACGCGGCCGGGGAGGGCAGCTTCGAGGCGGGCCTTGAGGCGGTGGAGGATTTCGCCCGCCGGATCGGGATGGATACGGGGTTCGCCCAGGTGGACGGATCGGGCCTGTCCCGGATGAATGTGATTGCCCCGGCTCATCTGGTTCAGCTTCTTGCGGCCATGGAGAAGCACCCGGAAAGGGAGCGCTTCGATGAGCTGCTTTCCGCATCGGGAACCTGCAAGCCCCTCGCGGGCCGGATCAAGGAAAAAACCCTGCGGGTGATCTGCGGGGAGGCGGACGGCTCCGCCGGGATGGCCGGCATCGTGACCGGGCGAGGGGGCGACCGGATTGCCTTTGCGGTTTTGGCGAACGGGGTAAGCGACGTAAGCGCCGCCCGGGCGCTGTTGGGCCGGATTGGTGCGGCCCTCGCCGCTTACCCGGAGCTGCCGGATCCGGGGGACCTGCCGGAGGAGAAGGTGTATCCCCTTTCCGGACTGCTTGACCCGCTCCTGGAAGAGGAGAGTTACCGGGGCGCGATCGCGGGAGTGCTGGTCCGTTCGATGGACCGGGGAGAAACCCTGTACGCCCGTGACTCGGAGGCGCTCCTTACGCCGGCGTCCAACACCAAGCTGTTCACTACCGCCGCCGCGCTGGACGGTTTGGGGGCCGATTACCGTTTCAAGACGGAGGTTTACCGAAGCGGCTCCCTTGCCGGGGGCGTGCTGGCCGGCGATGTGATCATCAAGGGTTTCGGGGATCCCACCCTGGCTACCGAGGATTCGCTGCGGGTGCAGGAGGGGCCCACCGTGGAAGCCATCGCCCGGGATCTGAAGAAACGGGGCATTCGCCGCATTTTGGGCGATATTGTGGTGGATGCGGGAGCGTTTTCCGGAGAGGTGTACGGTACGGGATGGGCCTGGGATGACGAGAGCGGATATTACCAGCCCCAGATTACGGCCCTTTCGATCAACCGGGGGACCGTCCGCTTCGATTACCTTCCGGGGGAGAAGCCGGGCGATCCGATTCGGCTTCAGCTGACTCCCCAAACCGATTATGTGGAGGTGATCAACGAGGCGGTCACCGGTCCGGAGAATTCCAAAAACACCCTCAGGCTAGAGCGCGACCGGGGAACGAACCGGATCCGGATCACCGGAAGTCTCCCGCTAAATTTCAGCGGGGATTACACCCGCGTCCCGGTGGAAAATCCCCACCTGTATGCGGGGCAGGTGTTGAAGGAGCGATTGGAGGAGGAAGGGATCGCCTTTGCTCCCGGCAGCCGGGTGAGGGAGGGCCAAAAGCCGGCCGGCGCCAAGCGGCTGGCCACCTACAAGTCTCCTCCCCTTTCGGAAGTGGTCCATTACATGAACAAGGCGAGCGACAACTATTACGCCGAGATGATTCTCCGGACCCTGGGTCTGGAGAAAACGGGGAAGGGAACAGCGGAGAGCGGCATCGAGGGGGTGATGAAATATGCGAAGCGTTCCGGCATGGACCGCCATTTCAACCTGAAGGACGGATCGGGCCTGACCCGATACAACCGGGTCTCCGTGGAACAGATCGTGAAGTTGTTGTCGTCGGTGGCCGAGCAGCCGATTGAAGAGCCCTTTGTCGAGTCCCTGCCGGTCGCCGGCGTGGACGGAACGCTGAGCAGCCGGATGCGCGACACGGCCGCCGCGGGCAATCTGCGCGGCAAAACGGGATCGCTGACCCGCGTGAGCGCCCTTTCCGGCTACCTGCGCACCCGGGACGGCGAGCGGATCGTCTACGCCATCCTGCTGAACGGGCATTCGGAAGGGTCCCTCAAGAGTTTGGAGGATCGCATCGGAACGGCCCTGGCGGAGTATTCCAGGAGCGAACAGGAGGGAGAGCCGTGA
- a CDS encoding PTS ascorbate transporter subunit IIC has protein sequence MRGFLGFIVNDILSQPAIIAGLMAMIGLIALRKPLRSIVTGTLKTIVGFLILGVGAEAIVQSLNPLGEILNRGFGIQGLIPNNEAIVGVAVKTLGQQTALIMSLGFLFNLLFARLTPFKYVFLTGHHTFFMACLLSAVLTAADIEGTAAILIGSVLLGLLMVGIPALAQPFMRKITGDNNLAIGHFGTFGYISAALIGKWFGNPEKSTEELKVPQGLSFLRDTTVSTALTMVILYVLVALMAGPDVTAKAAGDQNYLMFAVMQGLMFAVGLYVILAGVRMMLAEIVPAFQGIAEKIVPDAKPALDCPITFNYAPTAVIVGFISSFAGGLVGLAVLAAIGAPLIIPGLVPHFFTGATAGVFGNATGGRRGAVLGAFVNGLLISFLPALLLPVLGDIGFENTTFGDTDFSVVGIIIGYLAQWLQ, from the coding sequence ATGCGGGGATTTCTCGGTTTCATCGTCAATGACATCCTGAGTCAACCGGCGATCATCGCCGGCCTGATGGCCATGATCGGGCTGATCGCCCTTCGGAAACCCCTTCGCTCCATCGTCACCGGGACGTTGAAAACGATCGTCGGCTTTCTCATTTTGGGAGTCGGAGCGGAGGCGATCGTCCAATCCCTCAATCCGCTGGGGGAGATTTTGAACCGGGGCTTCGGCATCCAAGGCCTGATTCCCAACAACGAAGCCATCGTGGGGGTTGCCGTCAAAACCCTGGGGCAGCAGACGGCGTTGATCATGAGCCTGGGTTTTTTGTTCAACCTGTTGTTTGCGCGCCTCACTCCCTTCAAATACGTATTCTTGACGGGGCATCATACCTTTTTCATGGCGTGCCTTCTCTCCGCCGTTTTGACGGCGGCGGACATTGAGGGGACGGCGGCGATCCTGATCGGCTCCGTCCTGCTCGGGCTCTTGATGGTCGGCATTCCGGCCCTGGCCCAGCCGTTCATGCGAAAGATCACCGGCGACAACAATCTGGCCATCGGCCATTTCGGAACCTTCGGCTACATCTCCGCCGCTTTGATCGGAAAGTGGTTCGGCAATCCGGAAAAATCCACCGAAGAGCTGAAGGTTCCCCAGGGGTTGAGCTTTCTCCGGGACACCACCGTCTCCACCGCCTTGACGATGGTCATCCTCTACGTGCTGGTAGCGTTGATGGCGGGACCCGACGTGACCGCGAAGGCGGCGGGAGACCAGAATTACCTGATGTTTGCGGTGATGCAGGGTTTGATGTTCGCCGTCGGTCTGTACGTCATCCTGGCCGGGGTCCGGATGATGCTGGCGGAGATCGTTCCCGCTTTCCAAGGCATCGCGGAAAAAATCGTTCCGGACGCCAAACCGGCCCTGGATTGCCCGATCACCTTCAACTACGCCCCCACCGCCGTCATCGTCGGCTTCATCTCCAGCTTTGCCGGCGGCCTGGTGGGGTTGGCGGTCCTGGCCGCGATCGGTGCCCCGCTGATCATTCCCGGTCTGGTGCCCCATTTCTTCACCGGGGCGACGGCCGGGGTGTTCGGAAACGCCACCGGCGGCCGTCGCGGCGCCGTATTGGGAGCCTTTGTCAACGGGCTGCTCATCAGCTTTTTGCCTGCCCTGCTCCTGCCGGTGTTGGGGGACATCGGCTTTGAAAACACGACGTTCGGCGACACGGATTTCAGCGTTGTGGGCATCATCATCGGCTATCTCGCCCAGTGGCTGCAATGA
- a CDS encoding DegT/DnrJ/EryC1/StrS family aminotransferase, whose amino-acid sequence MSRLALLGGRPVREKPFPRWPVFGEEEEQALIEVLRSGKWGALDGDRVKRFQERFAAFQEAKFGVCVVNGTVALEVALRAAGVEPGDEVIVPAYTFIATATSCLAVGARPVFADVDPETMQIDPRDASEKVTERTRAIIPVHLGGHPADMDAIGELARKRNLMVIEDAAQAHGAAWRQRRVGAIGHLGAFSFQSSKNMTAGEGGIVLSNDERLADAAWSIHNVGRVRKGEWYQHERIGWNLRMTEFQAAVLLCQLERMEEMIRLREKNAAALSRLIEGVPGIRPVGRDPRVTTHAWHLYLFRYDRQAFSGLPKESFVRALQAEGIPVSPGYVPLNRNRAIRRELAKRFGVGEEAVPPCPEAERAGDEEVLWFPQRVLLGSPRDLASVAEAMDKVRRHARDLVRASAI is encoded by the coding sequence ATGAGCCGCTTGGCTCTGTTGGGGGGACGCCCCGTAAGGGAGAAACCGTTTCCGCGATGGCCGGTGTTTGGAGAGGAAGAGGAGCAGGCGTTGATTGAAGTGCTCCGATCGGGCAAATGGGGTGCGCTGGACGGAGATCGGGTAAAAAGGTTTCAGGAGCGGTTCGCCGCTTTTCAGGAAGCGAAGTTCGGCGTCTGCGTGGTCAACGGGACCGTCGCCCTGGAGGTGGCGCTCCGGGCGGCGGGGGTGGAACCGGGCGATGAAGTGATCGTTCCCGCCTACACCTTTATCGCCACCGCCACTTCCTGCCTGGCGGTGGGGGCCCGTCCGGTGTTTGCCGACGTGGATCCGGAAACCATGCAGATCGATCCCCGGGACGCGTCGGAAAAGGTGACGGAACGAACCCGGGCGATCATTCCCGTCCACCTGGGAGGTCATCCCGCCGATATGGACGCCATCGGCGAGTTGGCTCGTAAACGCAACCTGATGGTGATCGAGGACGCGGCCCAGGCTCACGGAGCGGCCTGGCGGCAGCGGCGGGTGGGGGCGATCGGCCATCTGGGCGCCTTCAGCTTCCAGTCCAGCAAGAACATGACCGCCGGCGAAGGGGGAATCGTGCTGTCGAACGACGAGCGGTTGGCGGATGCGGCTTGGTCCATCCACAACGTCGGCCGGGTGCGGAAGGGCGAGTGGTATCAGCACGAACGGATCGGCTGGAATCTGCGGATGACCGAATTTCAGGCCGCAGTGTTGCTTTGCCAGCTGGAGCGGATGGAGGAGATGATCCGCCTGCGGGAGAAGAATGCAGCCGCTCTGAGCCGGTTGATTGAGGGGGTGCCGGGGATCCGTCCCGTCGGGCGCGATCCGCGGGTGACGACCCACGCATGGCACTTGTACCTGTTTCGTTATGACCGTCAGGCCTTTTCCGGCCTGCCCAAGGAGAGCTTTGTCCGGGCTCTTCAGGCGGAGGGCATTCCGGTGTCTCCGGGCTATGTACCCCTGAACCGCAACCGGGCCATCCGGCGGGAGCTTGCCAAACGGTTCGGAGTCGGGGAGGAGGCCGTCCCGCCGTGTCCGGAGGCCGAGCGGGCCGGCGACGAGGAGGTCCTCTGGTTTCCCCAGCGCGTTCTCCTCGGTTCGCCCCGGGATCTGGCCTCGGTGGCGGAAGCGATGGACAAAGTGCGGCGTCACGCCCGGGATTTGGTTCGGGCATCTGCGATTTAG